One Chryseobacterium sp. StRB126 genomic region harbors:
- a CDS encoding GIY-YIG nuclease family protein: MTVIARSMVTKQSLQYNNPYRLMKAGFIYIMTNKNHTTLYTGVTSNLPKRVQQHKEAYYSQSFTSRYKLYILVYWEGFLEIGDAIAREKQIKAGSRQKKLNLINSINPEWDDLPNTIQGIMDVF; this comes from the coding sequence ATGACTGTCATTGCGAGGAGCATGGTGACGAAGCAATCTCTTCAGTACAATAACCCCTATAGATTGATGAAAGCAGGTTTTATTTACATAATGACCAATAAAAATCATACAACTCTTTATACCGGAGTTACCTCAAATCTGCCTAAACGTGTTCAACAACATAAAGAAGCCTATTATTCTCAAAGTTTTACATCAAGATATAAATTGTATATACTTGTGTATTGGGAAGGTTTTCTGGAAATAGGAGATGCCATTGCCAGAGAAAAACAAATAAAAGCAGGATCAAGACAGAAGAAGCTTAACTTAATTAATAGTATAAATCCTGAATGGGACGACCTACCAAACACTATTCAGGGTATTATGGATGTTTTTTGA
- the nadE gene encoding NAD(+) synthase: protein MQTQKVIDHIVKWLKDYAVNAGVNGYVIGVSGGVDSGVVSTLAAMTGLKTLLIGMPIRQKADQIDRAKDHMNDLKSRFPNVEIISVDLTPAFEEIYRTFHVKGEVYPNENLTFANTRARLRMLTLYYYGQLNGLLVCGTGNKVEDFGIGFYTKYGDGGVDVSPIADLYKTEVYELAKGLNLIKSIQEAIPTDGLWDVDRTDEQQIGATYPELEKIQKEYGTKAVDDYEGRDKEVFQIFDRMHKAAKHKINPIPVCDIPEDWRE from the coding sequence ATGCAGACACAAAAAGTGATAGATCATATCGTAAAGTGGTTAAAGGATTATGCAGTAAATGCAGGAGTAAACGGATATGTAATTGGAGTTTCAGGAGGAGTGGATTCCGGAGTGGTTTCAACACTGGCAGCTATGACCGGTTTGAAAACATTATTGATAGGAATGCCGATTCGCCAGAAAGCTGACCAGATAGACCGTGCGAAGGACCATATGAATGATCTTAAATCCAGATTTCCAAATGTAGAAATAATATCTGTAGATCTGACGCCGGCATTTGAAGAGATCTATAGAACCTTTCATGTAAAAGGTGAGGTATATCCTAATGAGAATTTAACCTTTGCCAACACTAGAGCACGTCTTAGAATGCTTACACTTTATTATTATGGGCAACTGAACGGGCTTTTGGTTTGTGGAACCGGAAATAAAGTAGAAGATTTTGGAATCGGGTTCTATACAAAATATGGAGATGGAGGGGTAGATGTTTCACCCATTGCAGACCTCTATAAAACTGAAGTATATGAGCTTGCCAAAGGACTAAATCTTATCAAAAGCATCCAGGAAGCAATTCCTACAGACGGACTTTGGGATGTGGACCGTACCGATGAACAGCAGATTGGTGCAACCTATCCGGAACTGGAAAAAATCCAGAAAGAATACGGAACTAAAGCAGTTGATGACTATGAAGGAAGAGATAAGGAAGTATTCCAGATCTTTGACAGAATGCATAAGGCAGCAAAACATAAGATAAATCCTATCCCTGTTTGCGACATTCCTGAAGACTGGAGAGAATAA
- a CDS encoding GNAT family N-acetyltransferase, producing MITIREEEEKDYEKVFILIEEAFRDMEYSDHQEHFLVEKLRKSEAFIPELSLVAEDENSIITGHILFTKLTIENGSETFESLALAPVSVKPEFQNQGIGGQLIREGHRIAQKLGYHSVILIGHEDYYPRFGYEKTSNFGILFPFEIPEVNGMAVELVKDGLKNRKGMVKYPREFGID from the coding sequence ATGATCACCATAAGAGAGGAAGAGGAAAAAGATTATGAGAAGGTTTTTATACTTATAGAAGAAGCCTTCAGGGATATGGAATATAGTGACCACCAGGAACATTTCCTTGTTGAAAAATTAAGAAAATCTGAGGCATTTATTCCTGAACTTTCATTAGTTGCAGAAGATGAAAATAGTATTATTACCGGACATATTTTGTTTACAAAACTGACCATTGAAAATGGTTCAGAAACATTCGAATCCCTGGCACTGGCTCCTGTTTCAGTAAAACCTGAGTTTCAAAATCAGGGAATTGGAGGCCAATTAATTCGCGAAGGTCATCGTATTGCTCAAAAATTAGGATACCATTCGGTGATCCTAATTGGACATGAAGATTATTATCCTAGGTTTGGTTACGAAAAAACAAGTAATTTTGGGATCTTATTTCCGTTTGAGATTCCGGAAGTAAACGGCATGGCCGTTGAGCTGGTAAAAGACGGATTAAAAAATAGAAAAGGGATGGTGAAATATCCCAGAGAATTTGGAATAGACTAA
- a CDS encoding ribonuclease domain-containing protein, which translates to MNSKIRAVFFMCLGLLFGMSVMYIYNNFIKDKDHSSSAETENVSYGSASIEDQHNIGNSSTQVSIEKLTEEKTVISYVKQNHKLPYYYITKKEARSQGWNPSKGNLCDILPGKAIGGDKFGNREGRLPDGNQYFEADVNYQCGGRNADRIIYTKNGDVYLTKNHYKSFEKQ; encoded by the coding sequence ATGAACAGTAAAATAAGAGCTGTGTTTTTTATGTGTCTTGGCCTTCTTTTCGGAATGTCTGTGATGTACATCTATAATAATTTCATTAAAGATAAAGACCATTCATCCTCAGCTGAAACCGAGAATGTAAGTTATGGAAGTGCTTCCATAGAAGATCAGCATAATATCGGAAATTCATCAACACAGGTTTCTATTGAAAAACTGACTGAAGAAAAAACAGTGATCAGCTATGTAAAACAAAACCATAAGCTTCCATATTACTACATCACCAAAAAAGAAGCAAGAAGCCAAGGGTGGAATCCTTCCAAGGGAAATCTTTGCGATATACTTCCTGGAAAAGCTATTGGTGGTGACAAATTTGGAAACAGGGAAGGAAGACTTCCGGATGGAAATCAATATTTTGAAGCAGATGTCAATTACCAATGCGGTGGAAGAAATGCAGACCGGATCATTTATACTAAAAATGGAGATGTTTATCTTACCAAAAACCATTATAAGAGTTTTGAAAAGCAATGA